From the genome of Ananas comosus cultivar F153 linkage group 16, ASM154086v1, whole genome shotgun sequence, one region includes:
- the LOC109722361 gene encoding uncharacterized protein LOC109722361 isoform X1, with product MASTAATMGLLNLLPNPIPISSKLSKTPSSSSSSSSSSSLDLHFHLSVALRSLSESLPLPSAAAASAAAAAFSLPLFVNPQDAMAVGGEFGILEGRTLALVHPLVMSGLFFYTLWAGYLGWQWRRVRTIQDEINQLKKQQVKSPAPAAAAVPAGAAASDASPPPPAEVSPVEAKIQKLTEERKELLKGSYRDRHYNAGSILLGFGVFEAVGGAINTWFRTGKLFPGPHLFAGAAITVLWAAAAALVPAMQKGNETARNLHIALNTLNVLLFIWQIPTGFDIVQKVFEFTNWP from the exons ATGGCGAGCACCGCCGCAACGATGGGGCTTCTCAATCTCCTCCCCAATCCCATCCCTATCTCCTCTAAGCTCTCCAAAAccccatcgtcgtcgtcgtcgtcgtcgtcgtcgtcgtcgctcgATCTCCATTTCCACCTCTCCGTCGCTCTCCGATCGCTCTCCGAATCCCTCCCCCTACCCTCCGCCGCAGCagcatccgccgccgccgcggcgttCTCATTGCCCCTCTTCGTCAATCCCCAG GACGCGATGGCGGTGGGAGGGGAGTTCGGGATCTTGGAGGGGCGCACGCTGGCGCTGGTGCACCCGTTGGTGATGAGCGGGCTCTTCTTCTACACGCTGTGGGCGGGGTACTTGGGGTGGCAGTGGCGCCGCGTCCGCACCATCCAGGACGAGATCAACCAGCTCAAGAAGCAGCAGGTCAAATCCCcggcccccgccgccgccgcagttCCCGCTGGCGCCGCTGCTTCCGatgcgtcgccgccgccccctgCGGAGGTCTCCCCGGTCGAAGCCAAGATTCAGAAGCTCACCGAG GAGAGGAAGGAGCTGCTGAAGGGATCGTACAGGGATCGGCACTATAATGCAGGGTCGATACTGCTGGGATTCGGAGTGTTCGAGGCAGTGGGAGGGGCAATAAATACGTGGTTCCGCACAGGGAAGCTCTTCCCCGGGCCCCACCTCTTCGCTGGAGCTG CTATCACTGTGCTGTGGGCAGCGGCCGCAGCGCTTGTCCCTGCCATGCAGAAGGGAAATGAGACTGCAAGGAATCTCCACATTGCATTGAACACATTGAACGTCCTGTTGTTCATATGGCAGATCCCAACCGGGTTCGATATAGTGCAAAAGGTGTTTGAATTCACCAATTGGCCTTAG
- the LOC109722361 gene encoding uncharacterized protein LOC109722361 isoform X2: protein MASTAATMGLLNLLPNPIPISSKLSKTPSSSSSSSSSSSLDLHFHLSVALRSLSESLPLPSAAAASAAAAAFSLPLFVNPQDAMAVGGEFGILEGRTLALVHPLVMSGLFFYTLWAGYLGWQWRRVRTIQDEINQLKKQQVKSPAPAAAAVPAGAAASDASPPPPAEVSPVEAKIQKLTEERKELLKGSYRDRHYNAGSILLGFGVFEAVGGAINTWFRTGKLFPGPHLFAGADYKQKCTQRRLKIYSFSNRNAVLEIPCIYYQRKGE, encoded by the exons ATGGCGAGCACCGCCGCAACGATGGGGCTTCTCAATCTCCTCCCCAATCCCATCCCTATCTCCTCTAAGCTCTCCAAAAccccatcgtcgtcgtcgtcgtcgtcgtcgtcgtcgtcgctcgATCTCCATTTCCACCTCTCCGTCGCTCTCCGATCGCTCTCCGAATCCCTCCCCCTACCCTCCGCCGCAGCagcatccgccgccgccgcggcgttCTCATTGCCCCTCTTCGTCAATCCCCAG GACGCGATGGCGGTGGGAGGGGAGTTCGGGATCTTGGAGGGGCGCACGCTGGCGCTGGTGCACCCGTTGGTGATGAGCGGGCTCTTCTTCTACACGCTGTGGGCGGGGTACTTGGGGTGGCAGTGGCGCCGCGTCCGCACCATCCAGGACGAGATCAACCAGCTCAAGAAGCAGCAGGTCAAATCCCcggcccccgccgccgccgcagttCCCGCTGGCGCCGCTGCTTCCGatgcgtcgccgccgccccctgCGGAGGTCTCCCCGGTCGAAGCCAAGATTCAGAAGCTCACCGAG GAGAGGAAGGAGCTGCTGAAGGGATCGTACAGGGATCGGCACTATAATGCAGGGTCGATACTGCTGGGATTCGGAGTGTTCGAGGCAGTGGGAGGGGCAATAAATACGTGGTTCCGCACAGGGAAGCTCTTCCCCGGGCCCCACCTCTTCGCTGGAGCTG ATTACAAGCAGAAGTGTACCCAAAGGAGGCTGAAAATCTATAGTTTCTCAAATAGAAATGCTGTTTTAGAGATACCATGTATATATTATCAAAGAAAGGGGGAATGA